Proteins from one Pseudomonas sp. KBS0710 genomic window:
- a CDS encoding MipA/OmpV family protein yields MNLNTPPTRTVLWGAVLMACTLATPAQAADASQAADKTTATLGLGMGVTPRYMGADRYRALVLPMFKIQHGVLFADTTRGVGLQFQSDSGFGASAAINYDLGRKEKDSTSRPGARELKGMGDVNGATVADFTLSQQLLDWLSVSGEAELRMAGEHRGNRYRFGLEGILVHTDSDTLALDIDAHAGDGRYNQTFFGVTQAQSQRSLYGRYDADAGIYAYSAALNWQHSLDAHWSTLVSLTLTQYADQARNSPLVRRESAGMGMFAINYTF; encoded by the coding sequence ATGAACTTGAACACTCCCCCTACCCGCACCGTGCTGTGGGGCGCCGTCTTGATGGCCTGCACGCTGGCGACCCCGGCACAGGCGGCAGACGCCAGCCAGGCAGCCGACAAAACCACCGCCACCCTGGGCCTTGGCATGGGTGTCACGCCGCGCTACATGGGTGCAGACCGCTACCGCGCGCTTGTGCTGCCGATGTTCAAAATCCAGCACGGTGTGCTGTTCGCCGACACCACCCGTGGTGTGGGCCTGCAATTTCAATCCGACAGCGGCTTTGGCGCCAGCGCGGCGATCAACTACGACCTGGGCCGTAAGGAAAAGGATAGCACCAGCCGCCCGGGCGCCCGCGAGTTGAAAGGCATGGGCGATGTCAACGGCGCCACCGTCGCCGACTTCACCCTCAGCCAGCAACTGCTTGACTGGCTGTCGGTCAGCGGCGAAGCCGAACTGCGCATGGCCGGCGAGCACCGTGGCAACCGCTACCGCTTTGGCCTGGAAGGCATCCTGGTTCATACCGACAGCGATACCCTGGCCCTGGACATCGACGCCCATGCCGGCGATGGCCGCTACAACCAGACTTTCTTCGGCGTCACCCAGGCACAGAGCCAACGTTCACTCTACGGGCGATACGACGCTGATGCTGGGATCTACGCCTACTCTGCCGCCTTGAACTGGCAGCACAGCCTGGACGCGCACTGGTCGACGCTGGTCAGCCTGACGCTGACCCAGTACGCCGACCAGGCCCGTAACAGCCCGCTGGTCAGGCGTGAAAGCGCCGGCATGGGCATGTTCGCCATCAACTACACCTTCTGA
- a CDS encoding efflux RND transporter periplasmic adaptor subunit translates to MQGFAQLFRLWGRPLLLGVACLMVAACSREKPAPEPTVRSVKITTVHAAEAYAAPLTGVVRQRQRAALAFEGAGRLVALNVDVGDSVKQGQVLASLDTAAVRLRLKQAQAALFASVAQTGERKRNKLRQQQLYAQGSVAASAVEQAEAAWQAAVAQQAADEAALDLVRRDQRQGQLIAPFDGRVVARPAQLYSELSPGQVVMELEAGGALQVIVQIPVEQAVGLKPGDHAVASDPAAPGSSLPLVLEGLSTRAQNGLLQSARFRLNAHDLVLPSGVNLNVQLAAPAALALSIPTQALRMEGDASQVQVFVYDPAQGKVALREIRIGLIDQGRVAIDNGLKDGEQVVVTGVAFLTEGQPVNLLAPSSRLSTPE, encoded by the coding sequence ATGCAGGGTTTTGCTCAGTTGTTCCGTCTTTGGGGCCGTCCCCTGCTGCTCGGCGTTGCCTGCCTGATGGTGGCGGCCTGTTCGCGCGAGAAACCGGCGCCGGAGCCGACCGTAAGGTCGGTGAAAATCACCACCGTACACGCCGCAGAGGCCTACGCTGCGCCGTTGACCGGTGTGGTACGCCAACGACAACGCGCGGCCCTGGCCTTCGAAGGCGCGGGCCGATTGGTGGCGCTGAACGTCGACGTCGGCGATAGCGTAAAACAAGGCCAGGTGTTGGCAAGCCTGGACACGGCGGCTGTGCGCTTGCGTCTGAAACAAGCGCAGGCGGCGCTGTTCGCCAGTGTGGCGCAAACCGGCGAGCGCAAGCGCAACAAACTCCGCCAGCAACAGCTGTATGCCCAGGGCAGCGTCGCGGCCAGCGCCGTGGAGCAAGCCGAAGCGGCGTGGCAGGCTGCCGTCGCACAGCAGGCTGCCGATGAAGCTGCACTGGACTTGGTACGACGCGATCAGCGCCAGGGCCAACTGATTGCGCCGTTTGACGGCCGCGTCGTGGCACGACCCGCGCAGTTGTACAGCGAGTTGTCGCCCGGCCAAGTGGTGATGGAGCTGGAGGCCGGCGGCGCGTTACAAGTCATCGTGCAAATCCCGGTGGAACAGGCCGTCGGCCTCAAGCCTGGCGACCACGCCGTCGCCAGCGACCCGGCAGCACCCGGCTCAAGCCTGCCGCTGGTGCTCGAGGGCTTGTCGACGCGCGCGCAGAACGGCCTGTTGCAAAGCGCGCGTTTCCGCCTGAACGCCCACGACCTCGTGCTCCCCAGCGGCGTGAACCTCAACGTTCAGTTGGCGGCGCCTGCCGCGCTCGCGCTGTCGATTCCGACCCAGGCGCTACGCATGGAGGGCGACGCCAGCCAGGTGCAGGTGTTCGTCTATGACCCGGCCCAGGGCAAGGTCGCCCTGCGTGAGATCAGGATCGGCCTGATCGACCAGGGCCGTGTCGCCATCGACAACGGCCTCAAGGACGGCGAGCAAGTGGTCGTCACCGGCGTGGCATTCCTCACCGAAGGCCAGCCCGTCAACCTGCTCGCGCCCTCCAGCCGTTTGAGCACACCCGAATGA
- a CDS encoding efflux RND transporter permease subunit has protein sequence MINLTRHALGASRLTLFTALLILLAGVATFLSFPTQEEPSVTIRDALVSIQFPGLPSERAEELLAQPTEEKLRELSQIKNIVTTVHPGSVVIQVTARDEIKDLGVLWQQVRNKVAEAGASFPAGTQGPFVDDNFGRVAVASIAITAPGYSMSEMRGPLKRLRDQLGGLPGIGQVTLHGVQEQQLSIDFNPQRLAGLGLSPQQLFQQLQQQNVLAPGGIADIGGQITTLTVTGEVLSVEQLRQLPIQLPDADGTAQSVALGAIAQISVMAADPPQTAAVYQGQDAVVLAVSMAPGQNVHQFGVALRERLAQLEQQLPLGFSTHMVTFQADVVDQQMAKMKHVMIETVVIVMAVVMLFLGWRTGLVVGAIVPLTILGTLIAMRMLGVELQTVSIAAIILALGLLVDNGIVIAEDIERRLHAGEDRRQACEDAGRTLAIPLLTSSLVIVLAFSPFFLGQTSTNEYLRSLAIVLALTLLGSWLLSITVTPLLCLYFAKPPRHKASEDSYDSGFYRGYRAVIRRVLQHKVLFLIAMLVLLAAAIFELMRVPYDFLPQSDRLQFQVPITLEPGSGSRKTLQSVREISLWLSKEPQVADSIGYVGDGGPRIVLGLNPPLPAPETAYFTVSVKAGTDIDAVIANTRRYLLKQHPELRAEPKRFSLGTTEAGVAIYRVLGPDEQVLRNLAGQIEKALRDLPGTLDVRDDWSTRLARYTVEVDQHSARRAGVDTQAIAQALQLHFGGLQVSSLQDNQTRVPLVVREPSTTTDASPDLRGILVYPADGSTPVPLTAVARIVASSEPSTLMRRNQERAITVVGHNPSLTATSIVEQLAPQVAALPMPPGYRIELGGEIEDSADANQALLQYLPHALIAMLLLFVWQFNSFRKLLIVVSAIPFVLIGVAVALLITGYPFGFMATFGLLSLAGIIVNNAVLLLERIEAELHEGLPVYEAVVNAAVKRLRPIVMTKLTCIIGLVPLMLFAGPLWKGMAITLMGGLALGTLVTLGLIPVLYVLLFTPRKHSHIKANTP, from the coding sequence ATGATCAACCTGACCCGTCACGCTCTGGGCGCGAGCCGCCTGACCTTATTCACTGCCTTGTTGATCCTGCTCGCAGGCGTGGCCACGTTCCTGAGCTTTCCGACCCAGGAAGAACCCTCGGTGACGATCCGCGATGCGCTGGTGAGTATCCAATTCCCCGGCCTGCCCAGCGAACGCGCCGAGGAGTTGCTGGCCCAGCCTACCGAAGAAAAACTGCGCGAGCTGTCGCAGATCAAAAATATCGTGACTACCGTCCACCCCGGCAGCGTGGTCATCCAGGTGACGGCCCGCGATGAGATCAAGGACCTGGGCGTGCTGTGGCAGCAGGTGCGCAATAAAGTCGCCGAGGCCGGCGCCAGCTTTCCAGCGGGAACCCAAGGGCCATTTGTCGATGATAATTTCGGACGCGTCGCCGTCGCGTCCATCGCGATTACTGCGCCCGGCTACAGCATGAGCGAGATGCGCGGGCCGCTCAAACGCCTGCGCGATCAGTTGGGCGGGTTACCGGGCATTGGCCAGGTGACGCTGCACGGCGTGCAGGAGCAGCAGCTGTCGATCGATTTCAACCCACAGCGCCTGGCGGGGCTGGGCTTGTCTCCCCAGCAACTGTTTCAGCAATTGCAGCAACAAAACGTGCTGGCACCCGGCGGCATCGCCGACATTGGCGGGCAAATCACCACCCTGACCGTAACCGGCGAAGTGCTCAGCGTGGAGCAACTGCGCCAGTTGCCGATCCAACTGCCCGACGCCGACGGCACCGCGCAATCGGTAGCACTCGGCGCCATCGCGCAGATCTCGGTGATGGCTGCCGACCCGCCCCAGACCGCTGCGGTGTATCAAGGCCAGGATGCCGTGGTGCTGGCGGTGTCCATGGCGCCAGGACAGAACGTTCATCAATTCGGCGTGGCCTTGCGTGAGCGCTTGGCCCAGCTGGAACAGCAACTGCCGTTGGGTTTCAGCACCCATATGGTGACGTTCCAGGCGGATGTGGTCGATCAGCAGATGGCCAAGATGAAGCATGTGATGATCGAAACCGTGGTCATCGTCATGGCCGTGGTCATGCTGTTCCTCGGCTGGCGCACCGGATTGGTGGTGGGCGCCATTGTGCCGCTGACCATCCTCGGTACGCTGATCGCCATGCGCATGCTCGGTGTCGAGCTGCAAACCGTGTCGATCGCCGCAATCATCCTCGCGCTCGGCCTGCTGGTGGACAACGGCATCGTGATCGCCGAGGACATCGAGCGCCGGCTCCACGCCGGTGAGGATCGACGCCAGGCCTGTGAGGACGCCGGGCGTACCCTGGCGATTCCATTGCTGACCTCGTCACTGGTGATTGTGCTGGCGTTCTCGCCGTTCTTTCTCGGCCAGACCAGCACCAATGAATACCTGCGTTCATTGGCCATCGTGCTCGCCCTTACCCTGCTCGGCTCATGGCTGTTGAGCATTACCGTCACGCCGCTGCTGTGCCTGTATTTTGCCAAGCCCCCACGCCATAAGGCCTCAGAGGACAGCTACGACAGCGGCTTTTACCGAGGTTATCGGGCCGTCATTCGCCGGGTGCTGCAGCACAAGGTGCTGTTTCTGATTGCCATGTTGGTGTTACTGGCCGCCGCCATTTTTGAACTGATGCGCGTGCCGTATGACTTTCTGCCTCAGTCCGACCGCTTGCAGTTCCAGGTGCCTATCACCCTGGAGCCTGGCAGCGGTTCGCGCAAGACCTTGCAGAGCGTGCGTGAGATCAGCCTGTGGCTGAGCAAGGAACCCCAGGTGGCCGACAGTATCGGCTACGTCGGCGATGGCGGGCCGCGTATCGTGCTGGGCCTCAACCCGCCGTTGCCGGCACCGGAAACTGCGTACTTCACCGTCAGCGTCAAGGCCGGTACGGATATCGATGCGGTGATTGCCAACACGCGCCGCTATCTGCTCAAGCAACACCCGGAACTGCGCGCCGAGCCCAAGCGTTTTTCCCTGGGCACCACCGAGGCCGGTGTCGCGATCTATCGCGTGCTGGGCCCGGACGAACAGGTATTGCGCAACCTGGCCGGTCAGATCGAAAAAGCTCTGCGTGACTTGCCGGGCACACTGGATGTGCGCGATGACTGGAGCACACGCCTGGCGCGGTACACCGTCGAGGTCGATCAGCACAGTGCGCGCCGCGCCGGTGTCGACACCCAAGCCATTGCCCAGGCGTTGCAACTGCATTTCGGCGGACTCCAGGTGTCTTCGTTGCAGGACAACCAGACCCGCGTCCCGCTGGTGGTGCGCGAGCCGTCGACCACAACCGATGCCTCTCCCGATCTGCGCGGCATCCTGGTCTACCCGGCCGACGGCTCGACGCCCGTGCCGTTGACGGCCGTTGCCCGTATCGTCGCCTCCAGCGAACCCTCGACGCTGATGCGGCGCAATCAAGAACGTGCCATTACCGTGGTCGGACACAACCCATCGTTGACGGCGACCTCCATCGTCGAGCAGTTGGCACCGCAGGTGGCGGCACTCCCCATGCCGCCGGGCTATCGGATTGAACTGGGCGGTGAAATCGAAGACTCGGCAGACGCCAACCAGGCGTTGCTGCAATACCTGCCCCACGCGCTGATCGCCATGCTGTTGCTGTTCGTCTGGCAGTTCAATTCGTTTCGCAAACTGCTGATTGTGGTCTCGGCGATCCCCTTCGTCCTGATCGGCGTGGCCGTTGCGCTACTGATCACCGGTTACCCGTTCGGCTTCATGGCCACGTTCGGCCTGTTGTCCCTGGCGGGCATTATCGTCAACAACGCCGTGTTGCTGCTCGAACGTATCGAGGCCGAACTCCACGAGGGCCTGCCAGTGTACGAGGCGGTGGTGAACGCCGCCGTGAAACGCCTGCGCCCCATCGTCATGACCAAACTGACCTGCATTATCGGGCTGGTGCCACTGATGCTGTTTGCCGGGCCGCTGTGGAAGGGCATGGCGATCACGCTGATGGGCGGCCTGGCGCTGGGCACGTTGGTCACCCTGGGGTTGATCCCGGTGCTGTACGTATTGCTGTTCACACCGCGTAAACATTCACACATCAAGGCGAACACACCATGA
- a CDS encoding alginate lyase family protein, translated as MNFSLKAKRNIKCITLGAVLFGALSMSIGAQASAFVHPGLLQTEQDFIRIREKLANHNQPWLAGWQKLIANRHASLAWNPSPVAVVYRGADGRHPENYARLFNDAAAAYALALRWQLSGDPAYADKAVALLNQWSTTLTAIEGTSDRFLASGLYGYQLANAAELLRGYSKWKAADFHQFQSMMLTVFYPMNHDFLVHHNNALVDHYWANWDLANMNSMLAIGVLTDRRDIYDEAVNYFKHGAGNGSIEHVVWNLYGNGLGQVQESGRDQAHTLLDIALLGSFCQMAWSQGDDLFGYQNNRVLQGAEYVAKYNLGQAVPFTTFINSAFKQTAISAVHRGEIRPIWELLYNHYVVLKGLDAPNVKAFAHKVQVEGGGGDYGPNSGGYDQLGYGTLLYSLGEYGLSKNELVP; from the coding sequence ATGAATTTTTCGTTGAAGGCAAAGCGCAATATCAAGTGCATAACTCTCGGGGCCGTGCTGTTTGGCGCGCTGTCGATGAGTATCGGCGCTCAAGCCTCCGCGTTCGTCCACCCAGGCCTGTTGCAGACCGAACAGGACTTCATACGCATCCGCGAAAAACTGGCCAACCATAACCAACCGTGGCTGGCTGGTTGGCAGAAGCTGATCGCCAACCGACACGCATCACTGGCCTGGAACCCGAGCCCGGTCGCGGTGGTTTATCGGGGCGCGGATGGCCGGCATCCGGAAAACTACGCCAGGTTATTCAACGATGCTGCTGCAGCGTACGCATTGGCACTGCGCTGGCAGCTCTCGGGCGACCCCGCGTATGCCGACAAAGCCGTGGCGTTGTTGAACCAGTGGTCCACCACCCTCACGGCCATTGAGGGCACCTCGGACCGATTCCTGGCATCAGGCCTGTACGGTTACCAACTCGCCAATGCCGCAGAATTATTGCGCGGTTATTCAAAGTGGAAGGCTGCGGACTTTCATCAGTTCCAGAGCATGATGCTCACGGTCTTCTACCCGATGAACCATGACTTCCTGGTGCATCACAATAACGCGTTGGTCGATCACTATTGGGCGAACTGGGACCTGGCCAACATGAACTCGATGCTGGCAATTGGCGTGCTGACCGACCGCCGCGATATCTATGATGAAGCGGTCAACTACTTCAAGCATGGCGCCGGCAACGGTTCCATTGAACACGTGGTGTGGAATCTCTACGGCAATGGCCTGGGCCAGGTCCAGGAAAGCGGGCGTGACCAGGCACACACGCTGCTCGACATCGCTTTGCTCGGCAGCTTCTGCCAAATGGCCTGGAGCCAGGGCGACGACCTGTTCGGCTACCAGAACAACCGCGTGCTGCAAGGCGCCGAGTATGTGGCCAAGTACAACCTAGGCCAGGCCGTGCCGTTCACCACCTTCATCAACAGCGCGTTCAAACAGACGGCCATATCGGCCGTCCACCGGGGAGAAATCCGCCCGATATGGGAACTGCTCTACAACCACTACGTCGTGCTTAAAGGCCTCGACGCGCCGAACGTGAAAGCTTTCGCGCACAAAGTCCAGGTGGAAGGTGGCGGTGGCGACTATGGGCCGAACAGCGGCGGCTACGACCAACTGGGGTATGGAACATTGCTCTATTCGCTGGGGGAATACGGCCTGTCCAAAAATGAACTGGTGCCGTAA
- a CDS encoding Mpo1-like protein, producing MGGAFLIEHSRPTTFRHPLSSFRGDWKMWWDMLNGRLPL from the coding sequence CTGGGTGGGGCATTCCTTATTGAGCACAGCCGGCCTACCACCTTCCGGCATCCCCTGAGCAGTTTCAGGGGCGACTGGAAAATGTGGTGGGACATGCTGAACGGCCGGCTACCGCTCTGA
- the pgsA gene encoding CDP-diacylglycerol--glycerol-3-phosphate 3-phosphatidyltransferase produces the protein MNIPNLITVLRVLLIPIFILLFYLPYEWSYAASSSVFAFAAATDWLDGYLARRLEQSTPFGAFLDPVADKLMVAVALVLLVQEHGNLWLTLPAAVIIGREIVVSALREWMAEIGARAHVAVSNMGKWKTAAQMLALVILLANPSDFSVWVLIGYALLLIAAGLTLWSMLQYLRAAWPHLRTTVEKK, from the coding sequence ATGAATATCCCTAATCTGATCACCGTTCTACGCGTCCTGCTTATCCCGATTTTCATTTTGTTGTTCTACTTGCCCTACGAATGGAGCTATGCCGCCTCCAGCTCGGTGTTTGCCTTTGCCGCCGCGACCGACTGGCTCGACGGCTACCTGGCACGCCGCCTGGAACAGAGCACACCCTTCGGCGCGTTCCTTGACCCTGTGGCCGACAAACTCATGGTCGCCGTCGCCCTTGTCCTGCTGGTGCAGGAACATGGCAACCTGTGGCTGACCCTGCCGGCCGCCGTGATCATCGGCCGCGAGATCGTCGTCTCGGCCCTGCGCGAATGGATGGCCGAAATCGGCGCCCGCGCCCACGTGGCCGTCTCCAACATGGGCAAATGGAAAACCGCCGCGCAAATGCTTGCGCTGGTGATTTTGCTGGCCAACCCATCGGACTTCTCGGTATGGGTGCTGATTGGCTACGCCTTGCTGCTGATCGCCGCGGGCCTGACCCTGTGGTCCATGCTTCAGTATTTACGCGCCGCCTGGCCGCACCTGCGCACCACCGTTGAAAAGAAATAA